From Candidatus Neomarinimicrobiota bacterium, the proteins below share one genomic window:
- the dnaA gene encoding chromosomal replication initiator protein DnaA, which yields MSIVDKMDSEMLKKWDALLEDLQKYIPTHSYTSWFLPLQPVSANEQVLRISAPNRFHSEYVEMHYRDVLKKCIKTVFGKDLLVQFTIAENLQQDISSEKSTPGPSPRPTVTERSDRENLPPQEYYVEDRYSQLNGRYTFETFVEGPHNQFAKVASRAVAEAPGNTAFNPLLIYGGTGLGKTHLLQAIGHYARTRNPNRRVIYVSSEKFMVDFITAIRNNRLNEFGNIYRKADLLLVDDIQFLESREGTQEQFFHTFNDLYQRGKQIVITSDRTPKELKGVEERLISRFLSGLTVDIQPPDFESRIAILQKKADMDQVAIPPEVIEFVAQNITTNVRELEGAMTRIFAYSSLAHTDVTINLAKKVIKDILGVRKTRHISIDIIQSAVSDYYKVTENELMGKGRKREVALARQVIMFLSREISGMSLKTIGLRLGRRDHTTVMHACNVIGKKIRENKEFAREIDAIRHQIDLTAG from the coding sequence TTGTCAATTGTGGATAAGATGGATTCTGAGATGCTGAAAAAGTGGGACGCTCTCCTTGAAGATTTGCAGAAGTATATTCCTACGCATAGCTACACATCATGGTTTTTACCCTTGCAGCCCGTATCCGCCAACGAACAGGTCCTTAGGATTTCTGCACCCAACCGGTTTCATTCTGAATATGTGGAGATGCACTACCGGGATGTTTTAAAAAAATGTATTAAAACGGTTTTCGGTAAAGATTTATTGGTGCAATTTACGATTGCAGAAAATTTACAGCAGGACATTTCATCTGAAAAATCCACACCGGGACCATCTCCCCGGCCTACAGTAACAGAAAGAAGTGACCGGGAAAACCTTCCGCCTCAAGAGTACTATGTTGAGGATCGTTACAGTCAGTTGAACGGAAGATACACCTTTGAAACTTTTGTGGAGGGTCCCCATAATCAGTTTGCTAAAGTAGCCAGCCGTGCCGTGGCGGAAGCCCCGGGCAATACGGCGTTCAACCCTCTCTTGATTTATGGGGGTACGGGGCTTGGGAAAACTCACCTTTTACAGGCCATCGGCCATTATGCCAGAACCCGGAACCCAAACCGGCGGGTGATTTATGTGTCCAGTGAAAAATTCATGGTCGATTTTATCACGGCAATCCGCAATAACCGCCTGAATGAGTTTGGTAATATTTATCGCAAGGCAGATCTGTTACTGGTGGACGACATTCAGTTTCTGGAATCCCGTGAAGGAACCCAGGAACAATTTTTTCACACGTTTAACGATTTGTATCAAAGGGGAAAGCAAATTGTCATCACGTCAGACAGAACCCCAAAAGAGTTAAAAGGAGTGGAGGAACGGCTGATTTCCAGGTTTTTGTCCGGATTAACCGTGGATATCCAGCCCCCGGATTTTGAATCCCGAATTGCCATTCTCCAGAAAAAGGCGGATATGGATCAGGTGGCAATTCCCCCGGAAGTGATAGAGTTTGTGGCACAAAATATTACGACCAACGTCCGTGAACTGGAGGGGGCCATGACCCGGATCTTTGCTTACAGTTCCCTTGCCCATACGGATGTTACGATCAATCTGGCAAAAAAGGTGATCAAAGATATTCTGGGAGTCCGGAAAACCCGCCACATTTCTATTGATATCATTCAAAGTGCCGTCTCTGATTATTACAAGGTTACAGAAAATGAACTGATGGGCAAAGGACGGAAACGGGAAGTGGCCCTGGCGCGTCAGGTGATCATGTTTCTGAGCCGTGAAATCAGCGGCATGTCGTTGAAAACTATCGGACTCCGTCTCGGCCGCAGGGATCATACAACCGTGATGCATGCATGCAATGTGATCGGCAAAAAAATTCGAGAAAACAAGGAATTTGCCCGTGAAATCGACGCCATCCGACACCAAATAGATCTGACGGCCGGCTAA
- a CDS encoding single-stranded DNA-binding protein, which produces MNRNSANKVILVGYLGNQPEMRYTPNDIMTTTFNLATNFFWRDEEGEFQERTDWHRVVAWRSLAEYAKSLKKGQLLYVEGRLQSREWTDKDNNKHFVTEVIAETLTMLGARKKGESGGNGNDSAKKDQG; this is translated from the coding sequence ATGAACCGAAATTCAGCGAACAAGGTAATACTTGTCGGGTATTTGGGGAACCAGCCGGAGATGCGGTATACCCCCAATGACATTATGACCACCACATTCAACCTGGCGACAAATTTTTTTTGGCGGGATGAAGAGGGGGAATTTCAGGAGAGGACGGACTGGCACCGGGTGGTGGCATGGAGGAGTCTGGCTGAATACGCCAAAAGCCTGAAAAAAGGACAGTTGCTTTATGTAGAGGGCCGCCTCCAGTCTCGGGAGTGGACGGATAAAGATAACAACAAGCACTTTGTTACTGAAGTCATTGCAGAAACTCTTACGATGCTTGGAGCCCGTAAAAAAGGTGAAAGTGGCGGCAACGGAAACGATTCAGCCAAAAAAGATCAGGGTTGA
- a CDS encoding MATE family efflux transporter has protein sequence MLSNKKKNKVRGFIKNPHRALWQLSVPIMFGMAVQTIYSLVDMVFIGRLGGEAIAALSFTMPLLFFAIGITFGLGSGVTSVISRFLGANAKKDADNSAEHGVLMGIVFGVILSVGGYLLRYSIFEFLGATPEIIPLAVDYFSVIVMGFIFHIMNVFFRSILSGEGDTVTPIRFQIAGTLLNMVLDPLFIFTLNLGIRGAALATILSQFIVMVLFLNYLFKRKQSYIHFRFSEFHFSFTLLKEIFRIGIPASMAMIIMSLGGMVFNRLLIRFGGEAVAAFGIARNLDQVFFLPIMSMANGMVTLAGMFYGAGEYKKIRKTWYYAISRGIFIATTIGVIFYLGAPYIYRIFSSEKEILSIAIQYTRLIVFIYPFIVISMISGRIFQGLGRGLPGLILTSLRVVFISILFAIFFVIYLEKPLHYIWYSNMISSVLAGSLAFVWLRFHLRRLEESRARLIM, from the coding sequence GTGCTGAGTAACAAAAAGAAAAATAAAGTCCGCGGCTTCATAAAAAATCCTCACCGGGCCCTCTGGCAACTTTCGGTACCCATCATGTTCGGAATGGCAGTACAAACGATATACAGCCTTGTTGATATGGTGTTTATCGGTCGTCTTGGCGGAGAGGCCATTGCAGCCCTTAGTTTTACCATGCCCTTGCTCTTTTTTGCCATAGGGATAACCTTCGGATTAGGCTCAGGGGTCACCAGTGTGATTTCACGTTTTTTGGGAGCAAACGCAAAAAAAGATGCGGATAACTCTGCAGAGCACGGAGTGCTGATGGGGATTGTCTTTGGGGTAATTCTCTCTGTTGGAGGTTATCTCCTCCGATATTCCATCTTTGAGTTCCTGGGTGCCACGCCGGAGATCATTCCACTGGCTGTGGACTATTTTTCCGTCATTGTTATGGGGTTTATTTTTCATATTATGAATGTTTTTTTTCGCTCCATTTTATCCGGCGAGGGGGACACGGTAACGCCCATTCGTTTTCAGATCGCCGGAACACTGCTGAATATGGTGCTGGATCCTCTTTTTATTTTCACCCTGAACCTGGGTATCCGCGGAGCGGCCCTGGCCACTATTTTAAGTCAGTTTATTGTGATGGTCCTCTTTCTTAATTATTTGTTTAAACGCAAACAATCCTACATTCACTTCAGGTTCAGTGAATTCCATTTTTCCTTTACACTCCTGAAAGAAATCTTTCGCATCGGCATTCCTGCATCTATGGCGATGATTATCATGTCACTGGGAGGAATGGTGTTTAACCGCCTGCTAATTCGTTTCGGCGGAGAGGCTGTGGCGGCTTTCGGTATTGCCCGAAATCTGGATCAGGTTTTCTTTTTACCCATTATGTCAATGGCAAACGGGATGGTTACTCTGGCCGGTATGTTTTACGGTGCCGGAGAGTATAAGAAGATCCGGAAGACCTGGTATTATGCCATATCACGGGGAATATTCATTGCCACAACCATTGGTGTTATTTTTTATCTGGGTGCTCCTTATATCTACAGAATATTCAGCTCTGAAAAGGAAATCCTGAGTATTGCCATCCAGTATACACGCCTGATTGTCTTTATTTATCCGTTTATTGTCATCTCCATGATTTCCGGGAGAATATTCCAGGGACTTGGTCGCGGGCTCCCCGGATTAATTCTCACGTCTCTCAGAGTTGTGTTTATCAGCATATTGTTTGCCATCTTTTTTGTGATTTATTTGGAGAAGCCCCTCCATTATATCTGGTATTCCAACATGATTTCATCGGTTTTAGCCGGCTCACTTGCCTTTGTATGGTTGCGATTTCACCTCCGCCGGCTGGAAGAAAGCCGTGCGCGGCTCATCATGTGA
- a CDS encoding XTP/dITP diphosphatase, protein MDAMKLVLATHNKDKISELQAVLKDEQVSILTCDDFPGMPDVIEDGETLEENALKKAREIHQYTQLPVLADDTGLEVSALGGAPGVKSSRYAGEHASYADNVAKLLKEMSQIPKEQREARFRTVMVYLDDRYQMMTEGEVTGQILEEVCGDGGFGYDPVFYYPPFKKTFSELTLQEKNNISHRGQALLTMIKILRENHILTEV, encoded by the coding sequence ATGGATGCTATGAAACTCGTGCTTGCCACACACAACAAAGATAAAATTTCAGAACTTCAAGCAGTCCTGAAAGACGAACAGGTTTCTATTTTGACCTGCGATGATTTTCCCGGGATGCCAGATGTTATCGAAGACGGAGAGACCCTGGAAGAAAATGCCCTGAAAAAGGCAAGGGAAATCCATCAATATACCCAATTGCCGGTTCTGGCAGATGATACCGGACTGGAAGTCTCGGCCCTGGGAGGTGCACCGGGTGTAAAATCTTCCCGGTATGCCGGAGAGCATGCAAGCTATGCGGATAACGTAGCAAAATTATTAAAAGAAATGTCACAGATCCCCAAGGAACAAAGAGAAGCCCGCTTTCGTACAGTTATGGTGTATCTGGATGACAGATATCAAATGATGACTGAAGGTGAAGTGACGGGACAAATTCTCGAAGAGGTCTGTGGGGACGGAGGATTCGGTTATGACCCGGTGTTTTACTATCCGCCTTTTAAAAAAACCTTTTCGGAGTTGACACTCCAGGAGAAAAATAACATCAGTCACCGAGGACAGGCACTTTTGACAATGATAAAAATCCTAAGAGAAAACCATATACTCACGGAGGTGTGA
- a CDS encoding M28 family peptidase translates to MKSALKCLMGLLFSCLLLPAATPSFDGNLAFTYLTIQTDMGPRNPGSRGHATCIQWLSETGEKWADTVVTQEFTGYNPYGPNDVSLTNVIYRFQPKNPDRVMLSAHFDTRPVADLDRFRRSEPIPGANDGASGVAVLIHLAQILAQFPPAVGVDIAFWDGEDMGRPDYPEEFCQGSRYYSQHPLQPVPHKGILIDMIGDSELQIFYEMYSLRFAPGLAKEIWNTAIKSGYADVFIPKYGPMVYDDHVPLSEGGIPTVNIIDFQYPNARQNYWHTHEDTPDKCAPESLQCIGDVLLMWLYGQE, encoded by the coding sequence ATGAAAAGCGCCTTGAAATGCCTGATGGGGCTTCTGTTCAGCTGTTTGCTGTTACCTGCAGCCACGCCGTCCTTTGATGGCAATCTTGCTTTTACGTACCTTACGATTCAAACTGATATGGGGCCGCGGAATCCCGGAAGCCGGGGACATGCTACTTGTATTCAATGGCTATCAGAAACAGGTGAAAAATGGGCGGATACTGTTGTTACACAAGAGTTTACCGGATATAATCCCTACGGGCCCAATGACGTTTCCCTCACCAATGTTATATATCGCTTTCAGCCGAAAAATCCGGACAGAGTTATGTTATCAGCCCATTTTGACACACGACCGGTGGCCGATTTAGACCGATTTCGCAGGAGTGAGCCGATTCCGGGAGCCAACGATGGGGCCAGCGGAGTGGCTGTTCTGATCCATCTTGCTCAAATTCTTGCTCAATTCCCTCCGGCCGTTGGTGTGGATATCGCTTTTTGGGATGGTGAAGATATGGGCCGCCCCGATTACCCTGAGGAGTTTTGTCAGGGAAGCCGCTATTACAGCCAACATCCCCTGCAACCGGTTCCACACAAAGGAATTTTGATCGATATGATCGGAGATTCGGAACTCCAGATATTCTATGAAATGTATTCCCTGCGTTTTGCACCCGGTCTGGCAAAAGAGATCTGGAATACGGCTATAAAGTCAGGATATGCAGATGTGTTTATCCCCAAATACGGCCCGATGGTCTATGATGACCATGTTCCCCTGTCGGAAGGAGGTATACCTACCGTGAACATTATTGATTTTCAATATCCAAATGCCCGGCAGAATTATTGGCACACCCATGAAGATACACCGGATAAATGCGCTCCGGAAAGCCTCCAGTGTATCGGGGATGTCCTGCTGATGTGGCTTTATGGACAGGAATAA
- a CDS encoding FlgD immunoglobulin-like domain containing protein, producing the protein MRGKTTIQRTLVLLLLWITGAMATPWTVAGHYSLNDSLVYEGLGSNGISGILFLDDSTYFFSTGYGLSVTTDAGETFYSYYNNPMAVRYGGVTSMTSLGQHLWVATAFDSAGVDESAATGNGISYSPDGGFSWIQYPQMTDHPDSDFVLLYGDTLKALPTTVPIDNLTYDMAVHVNTDGDTLLWATSFAGGTRVSRDLGQTWKRVVLPPDNMDVLNEESPRNFQLSPVDRPDLGMTGNYNHRAFSVVARRDTVAIGTAGGVNLSTDSGKTWRRYTAQNSDLSGNFIVALHLGQDGTLYAAALPAVGAGEFQSLSYTVKGTFGALHWENTLRDKRLYNVSTWKDQVFAATATGLWVSGDGWNWIPMHDPKDFSSGDQLYSDEIYTASVDPLERLWVGTGDGLAVTEDNGLNWRIIRKVATIGPAGDLNISVYPNPFSPGRMNVYEGEGHVRFHVLIPEEGTLSLDVFDFGMTRVKTILQEALVFPGEKDFTWNGKNGLNDMVANGTYFVRAVFHGRGTEQAAWTKVIILE; encoded by the coding sequence ATGAGAGGAAAAACAACAATCCAGCGGACTTTGGTTCTTTTGCTCCTGTGGATCACCGGTGCAATGGCCACACCCTGGACGGTAGCCGGACATTATTCACTGAATGATTCTCTGGTCTACGAAGGCCTGGGATCAAACGGGATTAGTGGAATCCTTTTCCTGGATGACTCTACCTATTTTTTTTCTACGGGTTATGGTTTATCTGTGACCACCGATGCAGGAGAAACATTTTACAGTTATTACAACAACCCCATGGCTGTCCGCTATGGCGGGGTGACATCCATGACCTCTCTTGGGCAACATCTTTGGGTGGCAACGGCTTTTGACAGTGCCGGTGTGGATGAAAGCGCAGCCACAGGCAATGGTATCAGCTACAGCCCCGACGGAGGATTCAGTTGGATTCAATACCCCCAGATGACCGATCATCCCGATTCGGACTTTGTTCTTTTATACGGAGATACGCTGAAAGCTCTGCCCACAACCGTTCCCATAGATAACCTGACCTATGACATGGCCGTTCATGTGAATACGGATGGAGATACTCTGCTGTGGGCCACCAGCTTTGCCGGAGGCACCCGGGTCAGCCGGGATTTGGGCCAAACCTGGAAACGGGTGGTGCTGCCACCGGATAACATGGACGTCCTGAATGAAGAAAGCCCCCGGAATTTCCAACTGAGTCCTGTAGACCGACCGGATCTGGGCATGACGGGCAATTATAACCACCGGGCCTTCTCTGTCGTGGCACGACGAGATACGGTCGCTATCGGAACGGCTGGCGGTGTGAACCTGTCTACAGATTCCGGCAAAACCTGGCGTCGGTATACAGCGCAAAATTCTGACTTAAGCGGCAACTTTATCGTAGCCCTCCATTTGGGGCAGGATGGAACCCTGTACGCTGCGGCCCTGCCGGCGGTGGGTGCAGGAGAATTCCAAAGCCTTAGTTATACGGTCAAAGGAACCTTTGGTGCCCTTCACTGGGAAAACACCTTACGTGATAAACGGCTTTATAATGTCTCTACTTGGAAAGATCAGGTGTTTGCCGCCACTGCGACGGGTTTGTGGGTATCCGGCGATGGCTGGAACTGGATTCCCATGCACGATCCCAAAGATTTTTCCTCCGGTGACCAGCTTTATTCTGATGAAATCTATACGGCTTCCGTTGATCCCCTTGAACGCTTATGGGTAGGTACCGGCGATGGACTGGCCGTAACAGAGGATAATGGCCTTAACTGGCGGATAATACGAAAGGTTGCAACCATTGGACCAGCCGGGGATTTGAACATTTCTGTCTATCCGAACCCCTTTTCTCCCGGCAGAATGAATGTATATGAAGGAGAAGGCCACGTCCGGTTCCACGTGTTGATTCCGGAAGAAGGAACCCTCTCCCTGGATGTTTTTGATTTTGGCATGACTCGAGTAAAAACCATCCTTCAGGAAGCCCTTGTATTTCCCGGTGAAAAGGATTTTACCTGGAATGGCAAAAACGGCCTGAACGACATGGTGGCAAACGGAACCTATTTTGTCCGGGCCGTATTTCATGGTCGGGGGACGGAACAGGCGGCCTGGACTAAAGTGATTATTCTGGAGTAA
- a CDS encoding asparaginase, with the protein MKNSEFILARADVLRGGRIESVHHAEISVVDQDGKEILHTPETTLFTYLRSSAKPFQATVILDTETDKAFQLPDSWIALACASHNGETVHTHIVREYLKRIGLDESALQCGSHPPLVYSIGGQKGAIKAGYSPVYHNCSGKHTGMLSVCRHLGEDVATYLDFDHPVQKAIREKIRKYSGETNVPLALDGCTAPVFFVSVRGMARMYRHLALGSDESLERIWNIMTSHPYLIAGKGRFDTALMEITHGKMVAKVGAEGVQGCAVRHPDGRRFGINIKIHDGNRRALAPLLIETLIHLNTLTPEEVKKLEPFHHPILTNHAGHRIGEIRPVFENKSGV; encoded by the coding sequence ATGAAGAATTCAGAATTTATTTTAGCCAGAGCAGATGTCCTCCGGGGCGGTCGGATTGAAAGTGTCCACCATGCCGAAATCAGTGTTGTGGATCAGGATGGCAAGGAAATCCTCCATACCCCCGAAACGACTCTCTTCACCTATTTACGATCCAGTGCCAAACCCTTTCAGGCAACGGTGATTCTTGATACGGAGACGGATAAGGCCTTTCAATTACCCGACTCATGGATTGCCCTGGCCTGTGCATCCCATAACGGTGAAACCGTGCATACACACATTGTCCGGGAATACCTGAAGCGAATCGGCCTGGATGAATCGGCGCTGCAATGTGGGTCTCATCCCCCCCTGGTCTATTCAATCGGAGGCCAAAAAGGGGCGATTAAAGCCGGGTATTCCCCGGTGTACCACAATTGTTCGGGGAAACATACAGGCATGCTTTCAGTCTGCCGCCATCTGGGAGAGGATGTAGCCACCTATCTGGATTTTGATCATCCCGTTCAGAAAGCAATCCGGGAAAAAATCAGGAAATATTCCGGTGAAACCAATGTACCCCTGGCTTTGGACGGATGTACGGCACCGGTTTTTTTTGTCTCTGTACGGGGCATGGCCCGAATGTACCGCCACCTTGCCCTGGGATCTGACGAAAGTCTTGAAAGAATCTGGAATATCATGACATCCCACCCCTACCTGATTGCCGGTAAGGGGCGCTTCGATACGGCATTGATGGAAATTACCCATGGCAAAATGGTCGCGAAAGTAGGTGCAGAAGGGGTTCAGGGATGTGCCGTCAGGCACCCTGACGGAAGACGATTTGGGATTAATATTAAAATTCATGACGGGAATCGCCGGGCATTGGCACCCCTCCTGATTGAAACCCTTATCCACCTAAACACTCTAACCCCTGAGGAAGTCAAGAAACTGGAACCCTTTCACCATCCGATCCTCACCAATCATGCAGGTCACCGGATCGGTGAAATCCGCCCGGTCTTTGAAAACAAATCAGGGGTGTAA
- a CDS encoding bifunctional UDP-sugar hydrolase/5'-nucleotidase produces MRRFTYILFFILISVSGLWGSREYPEEEYQKITLIFTNDIHGGVDRMEARFMNPEFPPLIGGGAAVVHYIDAVREKAEKENTPVLVVDAGDFFSGRPIGSRTEGEAVIKYMNMAGYDAMTVGNHDFDLGLDVLKARAAQANFPFLGANIIQDSTGQIPDYLDPYVMVDAAGIQIAILGISTTVTPDLSFPDHVAGLTFLPEIETARRWVPRLKEMGADMIIVETHAWTPYDRKVAYQELLEDMRQGAIRPDKHGPNALEIAAMTPDIDIMFSGHVHKGFYEPYVDPVNHTLIFQNYANGTNVGHVNVYIHKETKELAGYDFAVDNSALITMVEDEFWLDEKADSILSAEKAKAEEGFHEVLTVLPKPLRRSSEGQSLLGNMICDAMTTVAGADVAFSNFGGVRADLNAGPLTPADLFNVLPFGNNITVFQVSGSFIDRLIEDRVSGNSRGMLVSGLQVTVDRQKPNGDRVTIHSIQGKPFDPDATYTMAISDYLAEGNSGYGRVTEIPEDQRLDTSIMIRQALQEYITDHNGLEKTSVDNRWEEVE; encoded by the coding sequence ATGAGACGATTCACATACATCTTGTTTTTTATTCTGATCTCTGTTTCCGGATTGTGGGGAAGCCGGGAATATCCTGAAGAAGAATATCAAAAGATCACCCTTATTTTTACCAATGATATCCATGGAGGGGTAGACCGGATGGAAGCCCGGTTTATGAATCCTGAGTTTCCACCCCTCATTGGAGGCGGCGCGGCCGTGGTCCATTATATTGATGCCGTCCGGGAAAAAGCTGAAAAAGAAAATACTCCTGTGCTTGTTGTGGATGCCGGTGATTTTTTCTCAGGCCGCCCCATCGGATCCCGTACCGAAGGCGAAGCAGTGATCAAGTACATGAATATGGCCGGATATGATGCCATGACGGTGGGAAACCATGATTTTGATCTGGGCCTGGATGTGCTCAAGGCCCGGGCAGCACAGGCAAATTTTCCCTTCCTTGGAGCCAATATTATTCAGGATTCCACCGGGCAGATTCCGGATTATCTGGACCCCTATGTGATGGTGGATGCGGCCGGAATACAAATAGCCATCCTGGGGATTTCTACAACTGTTACTCCGGATTTAAGCTTTCCGGATCATGTCGCCGGACTCACTTTTCTGCCTGAAATTGAAACAGCCCGGAGATGGGTACCCCGCTTAAAAGAGATGGGTGCCGATATGATCATCGTTGAAACCCATGCCTGGACACCCTACGACCGGAAAGTCGCCTATCAGGAACTTCTGGAAGATATGAGACAAGGGGCGATCCGTCCGGACAAACACGGCCCCAATGCCCTGGAAATTGCAGCCATGACGCCCGATATTGATATCATGTTTTCAGGCCATGTCCACAAAGGGTTTTATGAACCTTATGTGGATCCGGTCAATCATACCCTTATTTTTCAGAATTATGCCAACGGGACCAATGTGGGACATGTCAATGTCTATATCCATAAAGAAACCAAAGAACTGGCAGGCTATGATTTTGCCGTTGATAACAGCGCTTTGATCACGATGGTCGAGGATGAATTCTGGCTGGACGAAAAGGCCGATTCCATCCTCTCGGCAGAGAAAGCCAAAGCCGAAGAGGGTTTTCATGAAGTACTCACTGTTTTACCCAAACCTCTCAGACGAAGCTCCGAAGGTCAATCCCTGCTGGGAAATATGATTTGTGATGCGATGACCACTGTTGCCGGAGCTGATGTGGCCTTTTCCAATTTCGGTGGAGTCCGGGCTGATTTAAATGCGGGTCCTCTTACCCCGGCAGACCTCTTTAATGTCCTTCCTTTTGGGAATAATATTACCGTATTCCAGGTTTCAGGTTCTTTTATTGACCGGCTGATTGAAGACCGTGTCTCAGGAAATTCGAGGGGAATGCTGGTAAGCGGCCTTCAGGTAACTGTAGACCGCCAAAAACCCAACGGTGATCGGGTAACCATTCATTCTATTCAGGGCAAACCCTTTGATCCTGACGCAACCTATACTATGGCGATATCCGATTATCTGGCGGAAGGGAATTCGGGATATGGCCGTGTAACGGAAATCCCCGAAGATCAACGTCTTGATACAAGTATCATGATTCGCCAGGCACTACAGGAATATATTACCGATCATAACGGTCTGGAGAAAACCTCAGTAGACAATCGCTGGGAAGAAGTTGAATAA
- a CDS encoding glycosyltransferase gives MMKPVMRISVIIPVYNREGYIRRAIDSVLNQNRPADEIIVVDDGSTDTTPSILADYGENIQVVYQENKGVSAARNRGIRVSSGNWIALLDSDDEWLPDKLALQQTWLKENPSYRICQTQEIWIRRGKRVNPMKKHTKIHGDIFFPSLKRCLVSPSAVLFDRQLFEETGGFDESFPVCEDYDLWLRISLHEPVGLLPEAGIIKYGGHADQLSRSVWGMDRFRVIALEKILTGNPDLSRDKTEAVLRELIHKLTVLHHGALKRNSKENAWKKKLEKYNFMLQQL, from the coding sequence ATGATGAAACCCGTGATGCGCATTTCCGTTATCATTCCTGTGTATAATCGTGAAGGATATATCCGGCGGGCTATAGACAGTGTGTTAAATCAAAACCGACCGGCAGATGAAATAATTGTTGTTGATGATGGGTCAACGGACACAACTCCATCTATATTAGCGGATTATGGAGAAAATATTCAGGTTGTATATCAGGAAAACAAAGGGGTTTCAGCCGCCCGGAACCGGGGAATCCGGGTTTCATCCGGGAACTGGATTGCTTTATTGGACAGTGACGATGAATGGTTACCGGATAAACTGGCTCTTCAACAGACCTGGTTGAAAGAAAATCCCTCATACAGGATCTGCCAAACGCAGGAAATCTGGATCCGCAGGGGAAAACGGGTTAATCCCATGAAAAAACACACAAAAATACACGGTGATATTTTTTTCCCCAGTCTGAAACGTTGTCTGGTAAGCCCTTCAGCCGTACTCTTTGATCGGCAACTCTTTGAAGAAACCGGTGGCTTTGATGAATCGTTTCCCGTCTGTGAAGATTATGATTTATGGCTTCGGATATCACTTCATGAACCAGTAGGACTTCTGCCTGAAGCAGGTATTATCAAATATGGAGGACATGCGGATCAACTTTCCAGGTCTGTGTGGGGAATGGATCGTTTTCGGGTGATAGCCCTGGAAAAAATACTCACCGGTAATCCTGATCTTTCAAGGGATAAAACAGAGGCGGTCTTGCGTGAATTGATTCACAAACTGACGGTTTTGCATCATGGAGCTCTGAAACGAAACAGCAAAGAGAATGCATGGAAAAAGAAGTTGGAAAAATATAACTTTATGCTTCAGCAACTGTAA